One window from the genome of Candidatus Zixiibacteriota bacterium encodes:
- a CDS encoding CTP synthase encodes MADKTKYIFVTGGVVSALGKGISSASIGLLLQRRGLTVYNMKLDPYLNVDPGTMNPYQHGEVFVLDDGSETDLDLGHYERFLDRSLTRDHNVTTGQIYHTIITRERRGDYLGATVQVIPHVTEEIKNRIRRLERLPEKPDVVICEIGGTVGDIESLPFMEAIRQMGLEQGYDNVMYVHVTLVPYIATAGEFKTKPTQHSVKELRAIGIQPNMLLCRSAKPLDEGLRQKISLFCSVPTKSVIAAEDVSTIYEMPLRFRAQGMDDIICRHFGLETPEPDLGDWEQMVERISYPTHRLKIAICGKYVMLKDAYKSIIEAFVHAGVHNGAEVKLIWVSSEEIKHNGAGKFLHDVDGLLIPGGFGERGVEGKIEAIRYVRENRIPFLGICLGMQCAVIEFARNVCGLEDAHSYEFYRDLKHPVIHLMADQEGVTELGGTMRLGAYPCRLAAGSLARQAYGADEISERHRHRYELNNAYREMLGSHGLRLSGMSPDGRLVEIIEHPEHPWFVASQFHPELKSRPTRPHPLFRDFVKAAVDYKVRRNGASGSNNEEEHDLSEAAR; translated from the coding sequence ACCTCAATGTGGACCCGGGGACGATGAACCCGTACCAGCACGGGGAGGTGTTCGTGCTCGACGACGGTTCGGAGACGGATCTCGACCTGGGGCACTACGAGCGGTTTCTCGACCGCTCGCTCACCCGCGACCACAACGTCACCACCGGGCAGATCTACCACACGATCATCACGCGCGAGCGGCGGGGGGATTACCTCGGGGCGACCGTGCAGGTCATCCCGCACGTGACGGAGGAAATCAAGAACCGCATCCGGCGCCTGGAACGGCTTCCGGAGAAGCCGGACGTGGTGATCTGTGAGATCGGCGGGACGGTGGGGGACATCGAGTCGCTCCCCTTCATGGAGGCGATCCGCCAGATGGGGCTGGAGCAGGGGTACGACAACGTCATGTACGTGCACGTCACGCTCGTGCCGTACATCGCGACGGCCGGCGAGTTCAAGACCAAGCCGACGCAGCATTCGGTGAAAGAGCTGCGGGCCATCGGGATTCAGCCCAACATGCTCCTGTGCCGGTCGGCCAAGCCGCTCGACGAAGGGCTGCGCCAGAAGATCAGCCTCTTCTGCTCCGTGCCGACCAAATCGGTCATCGCCGCCGAGGACGTCTCGACGATTTACGAGATGCCGCTGCGGTTCCGGGCGCAGGGAATGGACGATATCATCTGCCGCCATTTCGGGCTGGAGACGCCGGAGCCGGACCTGGGCGACTGGGAGCAGATGGTGGAGCGGATCAGCTACCCGACCCATCGGCTCAAAATCGCGATCTGCGGGAAATACGTGATGCTCAAGGACGCCTACAAATCGATCATCGAGGCGTTCGTCCACGCGGGTGTCCACAACGGGGCCGAGGTCAAGCTCATCTGGGTGAGTTCCGAAGAGATCAAACACAACGGCGCCGGCAAGTTCCTCCACGACGTCGACGGCCTGCTGATCCCCGGCGGGTTCGGGGAGCGCGGGGTCGAGGGGAAGATCGAGGCTATCCGCTACGTGCGCGAGAACAGAATCCCGTTTTTGGGCATCTGCCTCGGCATGCAGTGCGCCGTGATCGAGTTCGCCCGGAACGTCTGCGGCCTCGAGGACGCCCACAGCTACGAATTCTACCGCGACCTGAAACACCCGGTGATTCACCTCATGGCCGACCAGGAAGGGGTGACCGAGCTGGGCGGGACGATGCGGCTGGGGGCGTACCCGTGCCGACTGGCCGCGGGCTCGCTCGCCCGCCAGGCCTACGGCGCAGACGAAATCTCCGAACGCCACCGTCACCGCTACGAACTGAACAACGCCTACCGGGAGATGCTGGGGTCGCACGGCCTGCGGCTGAGCGGGATGTCGCCCGACGGGCGGCTGGTGGAGATCATCGAGCATCCCGAGCATCCCTGGTTTGTCGCCTCGCAGTTCCACCCGGAGCTGAAATCGCGGCCGACCCGGCCGCACCCGCTGTTCCGCGACTTTGTCAAGGCCGCGGTGGACTACAAGGTGCGGCGCAACGGCGCCTCCGGATCGAACAACGAGGAAGAGCACGACCTGTCCGAGGCGGCGCGCTGA